One part of the Anaerolineae bacterium genome encodes these proteins:
- a CDS encoding Methylthioribose-1-phosphate isomerase produces MTAFRSIEWREGALWLLDQRALPKETIYLELKDYRQVAEAIQLMIVRGAPAIGVAAAYGLALAANASKAANGQQLLPELQAAAEVLRASRPTAVNLSWAIDRVLNKVSALESPDVESIRQAILREAHRIAEEDVRANKQIGYHALPLIPNPAKILHHCNTGGLATVE; encoded by the coding sequence ATGACTGCGTTTCGGAGTATTGAATGGCGAGAGGGAGCACTATGGTTGCTCGACCAGAGGGCGCTCCCGAAAGAAACCATCTATCTCGAACTCAAGGATTATCGTCAGGTTGCTGAAGCCATCCAGTTGATGATTGTGCGCGGTGCGCCCGCCATCGGTGTAGCAGCTGCGTATGGCCTGGCTCTGGCAGCCAACGCCTCTAAAGCAGCCAATGGGCAACAATTGCTCCCGGAATTGCAGGCAGCCGCCGAAGTCTTACGAGCTTCTCGCCCGACCGCCGTGAATTTATCCTGGGCAATTGACAGGGTGCTGAATAAAGTATCAGCCCTCGAAAGCCCTGATGTCGAAAGCATTCGCCAGGCTATCCTGAGAGAAGCCCACCGCATTGCCGAGGAAGACGTTCGGGCAAACAAACAGATTGGCTATCATGCCCTGCCGCTGATTCCCAATCCGGCAAAAATCCTCCATCACTGCAACACAGGTGGCCTGGCAACCGTCGAGTAA